One Prinia subflava isolate CZ2003 ecotype Zambia chromosome 17, Cam_Psub_1.2, whole genome shotgun sequence DNA segment encodes these proteins:
- the PGP gene encoding glycerol-3-phosphate phosphatase, with amino-acid sequence MGTRSARGAANGEARPAGAGGGAARGAGGAAMADAMAAGGPRRCRRLEGEAARAVLANADTLLFDCDGVLWRGEAAVSGAAETLGKLAAAGKRLCYVTNNSGRTRAAYTEKLRRLGFPPAEPRHIFSSAFCAARYLRQALPPGAAAYVLGSPALAAELEAVGIPHLGPGPAALPGPAPADWVQAPLDPAVRAVLVGFDEHFSYAKLCQALRYLLRGGPDCLLVGTNRDHRLPLEGGAGIPGTGCLVKAVETAAQREAFIVGKPNRFMFDCVAAEFPVDPARTVMVGDRLDTDILMGNACGLTTLLTLTGVTALDEVRGHQDSGCPARHGLVPDFYVDSIADLLPVLGQ; translated from the exons ATGGGGACGCGGTCCGCGCGGGGCGCGGCCAATGGGGAGGCGCGgccggcgggcgcggggggcggcgcggcccgtggggccggcggggcggccATGGCGGACGCGATGGCGGCGGGCGGcccgcggcgctgccggcggcTGGAGGGCGAGGCGGCGCGGGCCGTGCTCGCCAACGCCGACACGCTGCTCTTCGACTGCGACGGCGTCCTGTGGCGGGGCGAGGCGGCCGTGAGCGGCGCGGCGGAGACGCTGGGCAAGCTGGCGGCGGCGGGCAAGCGGCTGTGCTACGTGACCAACAACAGCGGGCGGACGCGCGCGGCCTACACCGAGAAGCTGCGGCGCCTCGGCTTCCCGCCCGCCGAGCCCCGGCACATCTTCAGCTCGGCCTTCTGCGCCGCCCGCTACCTGCGCCAGGCGCtgccgcccggcgccgccgcctaCGTGCTGGGCAGCCCCGCGCTCGCCGCCGAGCTGGAGGCCGTGGGCATCCCGCACCTgggccccgggcccgccgcccTGCCCGGGCCCGCGCCCGCCGACTGGGTGCAGGCGCCCCTCGACCCCGCCGTGCGCGCCGTGCTCGTGGGCTTCGACGAGCACTTCAGCTACGCCAAGCTGTGCCAGGCGCTGCGGTACCTCCTGCGCGGCGGCCCCGACTGCCTGCTCGTCGGCACCAACCGCGACCACCGCCTGCCGCTCGAGGGCGGCGCCGGCATCCCCg GGACGGGGTGCCTGGTGAAGGCCGTGGAGACGGCGGCGCAGCGCGAGGCCTTCATCGTGGGCAAGCCCAACCGCTTCATGTTCGACTGCGTGGCCGCCGAGTTCCCGGTGGACCCCGCACGCACCGTCATGGTGGGGGACCGGCTGGACACGGACATCCTGATGGGCAACGCCTGCGGCCTCACCACGCTGCTGACGCTCACCGGGGTGACGGCGCTGGACGAGGTGCGCGGCCACCAGGACAGCGGCTGCCCCGCCAGGCACGGCCTGGTGCCCGATTTCTACGTGGACAGCATCGCCGACCTGCTCCCGGTGCTGGGCCAGTAA